In Spirochaetota bacterium, the following are encoded in one genomic region:
- a CDS encoding 3-ketoacyl-ACP reductase: MSAEKNNFTAVVTGGTSGIGLAIAVALAGEGYSVVINGRRTRANAEKAIAEIERAAGRAGACRYVQGDIALPATREAIAKEAGRGPGALRVLVNNAGMGARERKDMLLLTEEALQEILSVNLVAPFMLTTRLVPLLSACADGAFIINISSISAYAVSTERADYCISKAGMSMMTGLFAARLASMNIGVFEIRPGIIRTPMTEGVIEKYDELIRGGLLPVARIGEPGDVAKAALGIVKGYYPYATGAVLDIDGGFHIRRL; the protein is encoded by the coding sequence ATGTCCGCGGAAAAAAATAATTTCACGGCCGTCGTCACCGGCGGGACGTCGGGCATTGGGCTCGCGATCGCGGTTGCGCTCGCGGGCGAGGGGTACTCGGTCGTCATCAATGGAAGAAGGACGCGGGCCAACGCGGAAAAGGCGATCGCGGAGATCGAGCGCGCGGCGGGACGCGCCGGCGCGTGCCGTTATGTGCAAGGAGATATCGCCCTCCCCGCGACGCGTGAGGCGATCGCGAAGGAGGCCGGGAGGGGTCCGGGCGCGCTCAGGGTCCTGGTAAACAACGCCGGGATGGGCGCGCGGGAACGCAAGGACATGCTGCTCCTCACGGAAGAGGCGTTGCAGGAAATCCTTTCGGTGAACCTCGTGGCCCCGTTCATGCTGACGACGAGGCTCGTGCCGCTCCTTTCCGCGTGCGCGGACGGCGCCTTCATCATCAATATCTCTTCGATATCCGCCTACGCGGTTTCCACCGAGCGGGCCGACTACTGTATCTCGAAGGCGGGAATGTCCATGATGACGGGGCTCTTCGCCGCGCGCCTCGCATCGATGAATATCGGGGTATTCGAGATTCGACCGGGGATAATCCGCACCCCCATGACGGAGGGCGTCATTGAAAAATACGACGAGCTGATTCGCGGGGGACTGCTCCCCGTCGCGCGGATTGGGGAGCCCGGCGACGTCGCGAAGGCGGCGCTCGGGATCGTGAAGGGATATTACCCGTACGCGACGGGCGCGGTGCTCGATATCGACGGCGGCTTTCACATACGGAGATTATAA
- a CDS encoding LacI family transcriptional regulator, whose amino-acid sequence MKKNEVSTLDDIARECKVSASTVSRVLNNEQGISRDTRDRVLACAHRNRFTLQRRRKPVTRSLIELLIVVPDGVEVAHNPFYEVGELINAIGDAFDAVKKRIEITTYSAMEEAMGGDSLKVDGVICAFGDISAAAKGVLRARGVPYVFLNRTFPDENYISCNHFHGMLTLGTHLYDSGCRSIGYLGCETIPVNRDRFRGYCVAVAEHTQSFEGITQLGLASIDEVSPAVAQFFVERECDAVMCFNDNFAIRLIGEFRKLGIQVPGGIAVTGFDDSPLRRVFKPSLTTISLSTYEMGFFAARWILDNIYRKETRRLRLEVDGVFIEGETVPKKTSGAGDVRGKK is encoded by the coding sequence ATGAAAAAAAATGAGGTTTCGACGCTGGACGATATCGCGCGGGAATGCAAGGTGTCCGCGAGCACCGTCTCGCGCGTATTGAACAACGAACAGGGCATCTCGCGGGATACGCGCGACAGGGTGCTCGCCTGCGCGCACAGGAATCGGTTCACTCTCCAGCGGCGCAGGAAGCCGGTCACGCGAAGCCTCATCGAGCTGCTCATAGTCGTTCCGGACGGCGTCGAGGTCGCGCATAACCCCTTCTACGAAGTGGGCGAGCTCATCAACGCGATCGGGGACGCGTTCGACGCGGTGAAGAAGCGCATCGAGATCACCACGTACTCGGCGATGGAGGAGGCGATGGGCGGCGATTCGTTGAAAGTCGACGGCGTCATCTGCGCCTTCGGCGATATCAGCGCAGCGGCAAAAGGGGTCCTCCGGGCGCGCGGCGTCCCCTACGTGTTTCTGAACCGCACGTTCCCCGATGAAAATTACATCTCCTGCAACCATTTCCACGGCATGCTCACCCTGGGGACGCACCTGTACGACAGCGGCTGCCGGAGCATCGGCTACCTGGGCTGCGAAACGATCCCCGTTAACCGCGACCGGTTCCGCGGCTATTGCGTCGCGGTGGCCGAACACACGCAGTCGTTCGAGGGCATCACGCAACTGGGCCTCGCGTCCATAGACGAGGTAAGCCCGGCGGTCGCGCAGTTCTTCGTCGAGCGTGAGTGCGACGCCGTGATGTGCTTCAACGATAATTTCGCGATCAGGCTTATCGGCGAATTCAGGAAGCTTGGGATCCAGGTGCCGGGCGGGATCGCGGTCACGGGCTTCGACGATTCGCCCCTGCGCAGGGTCTTCAAGCCCAGCCTCACCACGATCAGCCTCTCGACCTACGAGATGGGATTTTTCGCGGCGCGCTGGATACTGGACAACATCTACCGGAAGGAAACGAGGCGGCTGCGCCTGGAGGTGGACGGCGTGTTCATCGAGGGAGAAACGGTGCCGAAAAAAACATCGGGGGCGGGCGATGTCCGCGGAAAAAAATAA